The Hypanus sabinus isolate sHypSab1 chromosome 31, sHypSab1.hap1, whole genome shotgun sequence genome window below encodes:
- the LOC132383812 gene encoding histone H2B 1/2-like, with the protein MPEPGKSAPKKGGRKALPKTAGKAGKKRKRLRKESYSIYIYKVMKQVHPDTGISSRAMSIMNSFVNDIFERIAGEASRLAHYNKRSTISSREIQTAVRLLLPGELAKHAVSEGTKAVTKYTSSK; encoded by the coding sequence ATGCCTGAGCCAGGGAAATCCGCTCCGAAGAAGGGCGGCAGGAAAGCTTTGCCCAAAACAGCGGGCAAGGCAGGGAAGAAACGTAAGAGGCTGAGGAAGGAGAGTTACTCCATCTACATCtacaaagtgatgaagcaggttcATCCCGATACCGGCATCTCCTCCAGGGCCATGAGCATCATGAATTCATTCGTGAACGATATTTTCGAGCGCATCGCGGGTGAGGCTTCCCGCCTGGCCCACTACAACAAGCGGTCTACCATCAGCTCCCGGGAGATCCAGACCGCCGTGCGCCTGCTGCTGCCCGGGGAGCTGGCCAAGCACGCCGTGTCCGAAGGGACAAAGGCGgtgaccaagtacaccagctccaaGTGA